The Colias croceus chromosome 18, ilColCroc2.1 genome has a window encoding:
- the LOC123699955 gene encoding serine/threonine-protein phosphatase 2A 56 kDa regulatory subunit epsilon isoform-like — MSSGTFVDRIDPFAKRSLKKKTKKSQGSSRYRNTQDVELQALPFLKDVPSSEQEELFIRKLRQCCVAFDFMDPVADLKGKEIKRATLNELVEYITVGRGVLTEPVYPEIIKMISANLFRTLPPSDNPDFDPEEDDPTLEASWPHLQVVYEFFLRFLESTDFQPTIGKKVIDQKFVLQLLDLFDSEDPRERDFLKTVLHRIYGKFLGLRAFIRKQINNIFLRFVYETEHFNGVGELLEILGSIINGFALPLKSEHKQFLVKVLLPLHKVKCLSLYHAQLAYCVVQFIEKDATLTEPVVRGLLKFWPKTCSQKEVMFLGEIEEILDVIEPAQFVKIQEPLFRQIAKCVSSPHFQVAERALYFWNGEYILSLIEENIQVIMPIMFPALYRMSKEHWNPTIITLIYNVLKTFMEMNPKLFDELTTSYKAERQKEKKREKERDELWKRLGEMEISHKQQQAAVGAAVAK; from the exons atGTCTTCGGGAACGTTTGTTGATAGAATTGACCCTTTCGCTAAGCGGTCTTTAAAGAAAAAGACCAAGAAGTCTCAAGGGTCTTCACGGTATCGTAATACGCAAGATGTGGAGTTGCAGGCATTGCCATTCCTAAAAG ATGTTCCAAGTAGCGAACAAGAAGAACTATTTATCCGCAAGTTACGCCAGTGTTGTGTTGCATTTGACTTTATGGACCCTGTAGCAGACTTGAAGGGGAAAGAGATCAAGCGCGCTACTTTGAACGAGCTTGTCGAGTATATCACTGTTGGACGCGGGGTACTGACAGAACCTGTGTACccagaaattattaaaatg ATATCGGCGAACTTGTTCCGTACTCTACCGCCAAGCGACAATCCCGACTTCGATCCGGAAGAAGACGATCCCACTCTGGAGGCTTCCTGGCCCCACCTTCAAGTAGTCTACGAGTTCTTTTTGCGCTTCCTTGAATCTACTGACTTTCAACCAACTATTGGGAAGAAGGTCATTGACCAGAAATTTGTGTTGcag CTTTTAGATTTGTTCGATTCCGAAGATCCGCGTGAGCGTGATTTTTTGAAAACTGTGCTCCACCGTATCTACGGAAAGTTCTTGGGTCTACGAGCTTTTATACGAAAACAAATCAACAATATATTCCTGAGATTCGTTTACGAAACTGAGCATTTCAATGGCGTGGGTGAACTTCTAGAAATACTGGGAAG TATAATAAACGGGTTCGCTCTGCCGCTGAAGAGCGAGCACAAACAGTTCCTGGTGAAGGTGCTGCTGCCGCTGCACAAGGTGAAGTGCCTGTCGCTGTACCACGCGCAGCTCGCGTACTGCGTGGTGCAGTTCATTGAGAAGGACGCCACGCTCACCGAGCCGGTCGTGCGCGGCCTGCTCAAGTTCTGGCCGAAGACTTGCTCCCAGAAGGAG GTGATGTTCCTGGGTGAGATTGAAGAGATTTTGGATGTTATCGAGCCTGCACAATTCGTCAAAATACAAGAGCCGCTGTTTAGACAGATAGCCAAATGTGTGTCCAGTCCTCACTTCCAG GTTGCCGAAAGAGCATTATATTTTTGGAACGGCGAATATATATTGTCATTGATCGAAGAGAACATTCAAGTTATAATGCCAATAATGTTCCCTGCGCTGTATCGGATGAGCAAGGAACACTGGAACCCAACAATAATTACCTTAATTTACAACGTGCTAAAAACATTTATGGAAATGAATCCCAAGCTCTTCGATGAGCTCACTACTAGCTACAAAGCAGAACGGCAAAA AGAGAAGAAGCGCGAGAAGGAGCGCGACGAGCTGTGGAAGCGGCTGGGCGAGATGGAGATCAGCCACAAGCAGCAGCAGGCGGCCGTCGGCGCCGCGGTCGCCAAGTGA
- the LOC123699950 gene encoding uncharacterized protein LOC123699950 isoform X1, with translation MCYHYRSVMNYRRSRVYSAPIPKMPPGLLELMEGLSKDVLRNNPINIYEFCADHMQKLLQIRDDHPHQSINLEQKIIKAQKIVRERAKQRRETYDKLIAGQKGNFLNNRALSLHGSANVNPENIKISEGELPVNQIEDLDAEGRIVIIEMNNDDLIVNREAVEVQKINDQNIFEDESKEKGNEQNTIDMGFEKRENENQIAINLKEFTDIPNNEKIDVDQSLTSLIEPSFEINAPGEKSVLKESFKEAIDDFDQNIYIENENIETDATKLNKQSTSVENARSDDDKDIQFESKQDEIQPSVVFKPASAESEIIKPKLEQSMSEQSYSAKQQENSTKITGDTDALPEKKDDNNLINDGTHHNGMDLETAAITIQKVFRTFLFKSKTTSIDDATNVDINLFINDKNVQENINISNVNINKERRGISRMDTVLQTVNEEKSLSLSTDDSSTLSSAATIIQAHIRGFLVRNKFNVNKASSSSLLDSECFSGTSMETESDQQKGKTILNIHIVPERGHFTSRDESIITSMDLSMDNSPPSSSNLHPHSYDINERRKQLKREDAVQSVSPPSNNSSSKQSEDVDSVRELLVPENTDLSKKVTADPLIQGNNDVCPTHNEIQTAVEKEMNEHSPQPSIENRITSDESDVVTPFIEQSISSDNVKLMHSSEFHEVVLPTKVSRSDTSVVREFHNVLAYFLLWN, from the exons atgtgTTATCATTATAGATCAGTAATGAATTATCGAAGATCACGTGTATATTCAGCTCCGATACCAAAAATGCCACCGGGTCTCTTAGAGTTAATGGAAGGTCTAAGTAAAGATGTTCTGAGAAATAatccaataaatatttacgagTTTTGTGCAGACCACATGCAGAAATTGTTACAGATACGTGACGATCACC CACATCAAAGTATAAACTTGGAACAAAAGATAATTAAGGCACAAAAAATAGTGAGAGAAAGAGCTAAACAGCGCCGTGAAACCTATGATAAATTGATAGCAGGCCAAAAAGGTAACTTCCTTAATAATCGTGCTTTAAGTTTACATGGATCAGCAAACGTTAatcctgaaaatataaaaatatcagaaGGAGAATTACCTGTCAATCAAATAGAAGATCTTGATGCAGAAGGTCGGATCGTCATAATAGAGATGAATAATGATGATTTAATTGTGAATCGTGAGGCTGTAgaagtacaaaaaataaatgatcagAATATATTTGAAGACGAGTCGAAAGAAAAAGGAAATGAACAAAATACCATCGATATGGGCTTTGAAAAAAGAGAGAATGAGAACCAAATAGCAATAAATTTGAAAGAATTTACAGATATTcctaataatgaaaaaattgaTGTTGACCAAAGTCTGACATCGCTTATTGAACCAAGCTTTGAAATAAATGCACCTGGCGAAAAATCAGTACTAAAAGAAAGCTTTAAAGAAGCAATTGACGATTttgatcaaaatatttatattgaaaatgaaaacataGAAACAGACGCTActaaattgaataaacaatCTACATCTGTAGAAAATGCAAGGTCTGACGATGATAAAGACATACAATTCGAATCAAAACAAGATGAAATTCAACCGTCAGTAGTATTCAAACCGGCTAGTGCTGAATCAGAAATTATAAAACCTAAGTTAGAACAGTCAATGTCGGAACAATCATATAGTGCGAAACAACAGGAAAACAGTACGAAAATCACAGGTGACACCGATGCTCTTCCTGAAAAAAAGgatgacaataatttaattaacgatGGTACTCATCACAATGGCATGGATTTAGAAACTGCTGCCATAACTATACAAAAAGTATTTAGAACCtttctttttaaaagtaaaacaaccAGTATAGATGATGCTACAAACGTggatattaatttgtttattaacgATAAGAATGTCCAG gagaatataaatatttcaaatgtaaatataaataaagaaagaagAGGCATAAGCAGAATGGATACCGTATTGCAAACCGTTAATGAAGAAAAGTCTTTGTCATTATCTACCGATGATTCTTCGACTTTATCTAGTGCAGCTACAATTATACAGGCGCATATAAGGGGATTTcttgtaagaaataaattcaatgTTAATAAAGCCTCGTCTTCGTCACTTCTTGACTCTGAATGTTTTTCTGGAACTTCTATGGAAACAGAAAGTGATCAACAAAAAGGGAAAACTATACTGAATATACATATTGTTCCTGAACGGGGGCACTTTACAAGTAGGGATGAAAGTATCATAACGTCAATGGATTTATCTATGGACAATAGCCCACCCTCATCTTCCAATTTACATCCGCATAGTTATGATATCAATGAACGACGAAAACAATTGAAAAGGGAAGACGCTGTTCAATCTGTCTCTCCGCCTAGCAATAACAGCAGTAGTAAACAAAGTGAAGATGTAGATTCAGTTAGGGAGTTGTTAGTACCGGAAAATACGGATTTATCAAAAAAGGTTACTGCCGATCCGTTAATTCAAGGCAATAATGATGTATGTCCTACACATAATGAAATTCAAACAGCTGTAGAAAAAGAAATGAATGAGCATTCACCACAGCCGTCTATTGAAAATCGCATAACATCTGATGAATCGGATGTGGTAACGCCATTCATTGAACAGAGTATAAGTTCAGATAACGTCAAATTAATGCATTCCAGTGAGTTTCATGAGGTAGTTTTACCCACAAAGGTGTCACGAAGTGACACTTCTGTCGTCCGTG
- the LOC123699950 gene encoding uncharacterized protein LOC123699950 isoform X2, whose protein sequence is MCYHYRSVMNYRRSRVYSAPIPKMPPGLLELMEGLSKDVLRNNPINIYEFCADHMQKLLQIRDDHPHQSINLEQKIIKAQKIVRERAKQRRETYDKLIAGQKGNFLNNRALSLHGSANVNPENIKISEGELPVNQIEDLDAEGRIVIIEMNNDDLIVNREAVEVQKINDQNIFEDESKEKGNEQNTIDMGFEKRENENQIAINLKEFTDIPNNEKIDVDQSLTSLIEPSFEINAPGEKSVLKESFKEAIDDFDQNIYIENENIETDATKLNKQSTSVENARSDDDKDIQFESKQDEIQPSVVFKPASAESEIIKPKLEQSMSEQSYSAKQQENSTKITGDTDALPEKKDDNNLINDGTHHNGMDLETAAITIQKVFRTFLFKSKTTSIDDATNVDINLFINDKNVQENINISNVNINKERRGISRMDTVLQTVNEEKSLSLSTDDSSTLSSAATIIQAHIRGFLVRNKFNVNKASSSSLLDSECFSGTSMETESDQQKGKTILNIHIVPERGHFTSRDESIITSMDLSMDNSPPSSSNLHPHSYDINERRKQLKREDAVQSVSPPSNNSSSKQSEDVDSVRELLVPENTDLSKKVTADPLIQGNNDVCPTHNEIQTAVEKEMNEHSPQPSIENRITSDESDVVTPFIEQSISSDNVKLMHSSEFHEVVLPTKVSRSDTSVVRGE, encoded by the exons atgtgTTATCATTATAGATCAGTAATGAATTATCGAAGATCACGTGTATATTCAGCTCCGATACCAAAAATGCCACCGGGTCTCTTAGAGTTAATGGAAGGTCTAAGTAAAGATGTTCTGAGAAATAatccaataaatatttacgagTTTTGTGCAGACCACATGCAGAAATTGTTACAGATACGTGACGATCACC CACATCAAAGTATAAACTTGGAACAAAAGATAATTAAGGCACAAAAAATAGTGAGAGAAAGAGCTAAACAGCGCCGTGAAACCTATGATAAATTGATAGCAGGCCAAAAAGGTAACTTCCTTAATAATCGTGCTTTAAGTTTACATGGATCAGCAAACGTTAatcctgaaaatataaaaatatcagaaGGAGAATTACCTGTCAATCAAATAGAAGATCTTGATGCAGAAGGTCGGATCGTCATAATAGAGATGAATAATGATGATTTAATTGTGAATCGTGAGGCTGTAgaagtacaaaaaataaatgatcagAATATATTTGAAGACGAGTCGAAAGAAAAAGGAAATGAACAAAATACCATCGATATGGGCTTTGAAAAAAGAGAGAATGAGAACCAAATAGCAATAAATTTGAAAGAATTTACAGATATTcctaataatgaaaaaattgaTGTTGACCAAAGTCTGACATCGCTTATTGAACCAAGCTTTGAAATAAATGCACCTGGCGAAAAATCAGTACTAAAAGAAAGCTTTAAAGAAGCAATTGACGATTttgatcaaaatatttatattgaaaatgaaaacataGAAACAGACGCTActaaattgaataaacaatCTACATCTGTAGAAAATGCAAGGTCTGACGATGATAAAGACATACAATTCGAATCAAAACAAGATGAAATTCAACCGTCAGTAGTATTCAAACCGGCTAGTGCTGAATCAGAAATTATAAAACCTAAGTTAGAACAGTCAATGTCGGAACAATCATATAGTGCGAAACAACAGGAAAACAGTACGAAAATCACAGGTGACACCGATGCTCTTCCTGAAAAAAAGgatgacaataatttaattaacgatGGTACTCATCACAATGGCATGGATTTAGAAACTGCTGCCATAACTATACAAAAAGTATTTAGAACCtttctttttaaaagtaaaacaaccAGTATAGATGATGCTACAAACGTggatattaatttgtttattaacgATAAGAATGTCCAG gagaatataaatatttcaaatgtaaatataaataaagaaagaagAGGCATAAGCAGAATGGATACCGTATTGCAAACCGTTAATGAAGAAAAGTCTTTGTCATTATCTACCGATGATTCTTCGACTTTATCTAGTGCAGCTACAATTATACAGGCGCATATAAGGGGATTTcttgtaagaaataaattcaatgTTAATAAAGCCTCGTCTTCGTCACTTCTTGACTCTGAATGTTTTTCTGGAACTTCTATGGAAACAGAAAGTGATCAACAAAAAGGGAAAACTATACTGAATATACATATTGTTCCTGAACGGGGGCACTTTACAAGTAGGGATGAAAGTATCATAACGTCAATGGATTTATCTATGGACAATAGCCCACCCTCATCTTCCAATTTACATCCGCATAGTTATGATATCAATGAACGACGAAAACAATTGAAAAGGGAAGACGCTGTTCAATCTGTCTCTCCGCCTAGCAATAACAGCAGTAGTAAACAAAGTGAAGATGTAGATTCAGTTAGGGAGTTGTTAGTACCGGAAAATACGGATTTATCAAAAAAGGTTACTGCCGATCCGTTAATTCAAGGCAATAATGATGTATGTCCTACACATAATGAAATTCAAACAGCTGTAGAAAAAGAAATGAATGAGCATTCACCACAGCCGTCTATTGAAAATCGCATAACATCTGATGAATCGGATGTGGTAACGCCATTCATTGAACAGAGTATAAGTTCAGATAACGTCAAATTAATGCATTCCAGTGAGTTTCATGAGGTAGTTTTACCCACAAAGGTGTCACGAAGTGACACTTCTGTCGTCCGTGGTGAGTGA
- the LOC123699947 gene encoding rap guanine nucleotide exchange factor 2: MLRGGRGGRHSPELYPHTLKCSNASDTSSAYSGSDTMTSVHSSLDMDMEVDLSGLLESIVDSDEEEDLEESMDSLTVRDAVRECLEKDPSERTEEDIEILLEFTQHLKAFTNMTLTVRRALCAVMVFAVVEKAETIVMQDGEEHDSWSVLINGHVGIEHSNGEVEYLNVGDSFGMAEATLERLYHRGVMTTRCNDCQFVCVTQTDYYRILHQGQENIKRHENENGVVVLVTEYRGAAGETGHQDGQVVIRGTPEQLMLQLIEDNSRDSTYVEDFLLTHRTFIESHLVVAKQLLAWFSEPSVRDKVTRVVLYWVNNHFTDFETDPNMMEFLENFEMALEHEKMESQLRLLNIACSAKARTRSVTLSRPTRDEPLNFTILGGYERGYGIFVLKVEKHSKAEDVGLKRGDQILEVNGQSFQHVSHAKAMEIITGSTHLSITVKSNFLAFKQMLLMPENSPRQRGATNMARWQTDPRARLSTAELLSDDPITFTPIFQSPTKKPQQIMKKEPQKGFMTLGPKRLHKALMKMNILPKNTITDGLHSDDSILSNTDSLNKANTSNSFYSSHSNPDLISICYDDYQSSDYPEHVLKVYRADQTCKYLPAHKETTAREVVMLALREFGITEPSSNFSLCEVSVAQGGIIKQHRLPDQLQNLAERIGLSSRYYLKTNGISETLVPDEMAPELLRESVVHFLQLNAVEVAVQLTLQDFYIFRQIESTEYVDDLFGLKSRYGTPMLSQFAGLVNKEMFWVVTEVVNEQNLVRRSRIIKQFIKVARHCKECKNYNSMFAIISGLGHGAVSRLRMTWDKLPTKYSKLFSDLQTLMDPSRNMSKYRQLLTAEQGRSPVIPFYPVVRKDLTFIHEGNDTKVEGMVNFEKLRMIAKEVKTLTNMCSAPYDLLTLLESGKQPPSNAMVALNQLTTGVQQGQVTVKRRKKSSNVPNPKKMFEEAQMVRRVKAYLNRMHVETDEDRLHALSLECEGSGPAPTIPRRRHPSPSLSTTSSASSASESKKSFGANKFGAASPQAVRKLLALSEPAKTRPHQPRPPPPGPSPCTHRRDGTVPGICCSRAAHERSHSDTPTLLPVDLSAESSSVTSLVNLPLRKTGSATSSDSGHGSCTTASCVRPVPPPRMPYTLAAQVARLERLSRAHSHEGVTRPYDYYHDTPDDEDEDQQVSAV, encoded by the coding sequence ATGTTGAGAGGTGGGCGCGGTGGTCGTCACAGTCCAGAGCTGTACCCCCACACTCTTAAGTGCTCCAACGCCAGTGATACAAGCTCTGCATACAGTGGCAGTGACACAATGACATCAGTTCACAGTTCCCTAGATATGGACATGGAGGTAGACTTGTCAGGTCTCCTAGAATCTATAGTGGATTCTGATGAAGAGGAAGATTTAGAAGAAAGTATGGACAGTCTGACAGTTAGGGATGCTGTCAGAGAATGTCTTGAAAAGGATCCTAGTGAAAGAACTGAAGAAGATATTGAGATTCTTCTTGAATTTACTCAACATTTGAAAGCATTTACAAACATGACTTTGACTGTGCGTAGAGCACTGTGTGCTGTAATGGTATTTGCTGTTGTTGAAAAAGCTGAAACAATTGTCATGCAAGATGGAGAAGAACATGACTCATGGTCAGTCTTAATAAATGGACATGTTGGAATTGAACATTCAAATGGTGAAGTAGAGTATCTTAATGTTGGTGATAGTTTTGGAATGGCTGAAGCCACACTGGAGAGACTATACCACCGAGGAGTAATGACTACTAGATGTAATGACTGCCAATTTGTTTGTGTTACTCAAACTGATTATTATCGAATCTTGCATCAAGGCCAGGAAAATATAAAGCGtcatgaaaatgaaaatggtGTAGTGGTACTGGTAACAGAATATAGGGGTGCCGCTGGAGAAACAGGTCATCAAGATGGACAAGTAGTTATTAGAGGAACTCCAGAGCAGTTGATGTTGCAGCTCATTGAAGATAACTCAAGAGACTCAACATATGTGGAAGATTTTCTTTTGACTCATAGGACTTTCATTGAAAGTCATTTAGTAGTTGCCAAACAGTTACTTGCCTGGTTCTCTGAACCATCAGTCCGAGACAAAGTTACAAGAGTGGTTCTTTACTGGGTTAATAATCATTTCACTGACTTTGAAACTGATCCAAATATGATGGAATTTTTGGAGAACTTTGAAATGGCTTTAGAACACGAGAAGATGGAAAGTCAATTGCGATTGTTAAATATAGCTTGTTCGGCAAAGGCACGAACTAGAAGTGTCACTTTGTCACGCCCCACAAGAGATGAACCATTAAATTTTACCATCCTTGGAGGATATGAAAGAGGATATGgaatatttgttttgaaaGTAGAGAAGCATTCAAAAGCTGAAGATGTTGGTCTTAAAAGAGGAGATCAAATATTGGAAGTTAATGGACAATCATTCCAACATGTAAGCCATGCAAAAGCTATGGAAATAATAACAGGTTCAACACATCTTAGCATTACTGTCAAAAGTAATTTCCTTGCTTTCAAGCAAATGCTTCTTATGCCAGAAAATTCACCTAGACAAAGAGGAGCTACAAACATGGCTAGGTGGCAAACAGACCCTAGAGCAAGACTATCAACTGCTGAACTTTTAAGTGATGATCCAATTACATTTACACCAATTTTTCAATCTCCTACTAAAAAACCCCAGCAGATAATGAAAAAAGAACCACAAAAAGGATTTATGACATTAGGCCCGAAAAGACTACACAAAGCTTTGATGAAAATGAATATACTACCCAAAAACACAATCACAGATGGCCTCCACAGTGATGACAGTATTTTGTCAAATACAGATTCATTAAATAAGGCTAATACAAGCAATTCTTTCTATAGCTCCCACAGTAATCCTGATCTTATCTCAATTTGCTATGATGATTATCAGTCCTCTGATTATCCTGAACATGTATTAAAGGTATACAGAGCTGATCAAACCTGCAAATATTTACCGGCCCACAAGGAAACAACTGCTAGGGAAGTGGTTATGTTAGCATTACGTGAGTTTGGAATAACTGAACCCAGTTCCAATTTTTCCCTTTGTGAAGTTTCAGTTGCTCAGGGAGGAATAATTAAGCAACACCGACTTCCAGATCAATTACAGAACCTTGCTGAGAGAATTGGGTTAAGCTccagatattatttaaaaacaaatggtATAAGTGAAACTTTAGTACCTGATGAGATGGCTCCAGAACTACTGAGAGAAAGTGTAGTCCATTTTCTGCAGCTTAATGCCGTTGAAGTGGCAGTTCAACTTACACTACAagatttctatattttcagGCAAATTGAGAGTACTGAATATGTAGATGATTTGTTTGGATTAAAAAGTAGATATGGCACACCAATGTTATCACAATTTGCAGGCTTAgttaataaagaaatgtttTGGGTTGTAACAGAAGTTGTAAATGAGCAAAATCTTGTGCGACGTTcaagaataataaaacaattcattAAAGTTGCAAGACATTGCAAGGAATGCAAGAACTACAATTCTATGTTTGCAATTATATCTGGCTTAGGCCATGGGGCTGTATCCAGATTGCGAATGACTTGGGATAAATTACCAACCAAATACAGCAAACTTTTCTCTGACTTGCAAACTCTTATGGATCCATCAAGGAATATGTCTAAATATAGACAGCTATTAACTGCTGAACAAGGTAGATCACCAGTTATACCATTTTATCCTGTGGTAAGAAAagatttaacatttattcatgAAGGAAATGACACAAAAGTAGAAGGTATGGTTAATTTTGAGAAATTGCGTATGATAGCTAAAGAAGTAAAAACTCTTACAAACATGTGCAGTGCACCATATGATTTGCTAACATTATTGGAATCAGGAAAACAACCACCATCAAATGCTATGGTTGCTTTAAACCAGTTAACTACTGGTGTTCAGCAAGGCCAAGTAACAGttaaaagaagaaagaaatcTTCCAATGTACCTAATcctaaaaaaatgtttgaagaAGCCCAAATGGTTAGACGTGTAAAGGCATATTTAAACCGCATGCATGTTGAAACTGATGAAGACAGGCTTCATGCTTTGTCATTGGAATGTGAAGGTTCGGGACCCGCGCCTACTATTCCTCGGCGTCGACACCCTTCACCATCTTTATCTACAACAAGCAGCGCATCATCAGCCAGTGAAAGTAAAAAGAGCTTTGGGGCAAATAAATTTGGAGCAGCATCACCCCAAGCTGTAAGAAAACTTCTGGCTCTTTCTGAGCCTGCTAAAACACGACCTCACCAACCGAGACCTCCTCCGCCGGGACCCTCGCCTTGTACACATCGGCGTGACGGTACTGTTCCAGGAATTTGCTGTTCTCGAGCGGCACATGAACGATCACACTCAGATACTCCAACACTGTTGCCAGTTGACCTGTCTGCTGAAAGTAGCAGTGTGACATCTTTAGTAAACTTGCCATTAAGAAAAACGGGTTCGGCGACTTCAAGTGACAGTGGGCATGGGTCCTGTACGACAGCTAGCTGCGTGCGGCCGGTTCCGCCCCCGAGAATGCCATACACGTTGGCCGCTCAAGTTGCTCGCCTTGAGCGTTTAAGTCGAGCGCATTCGCACGAAGGCGTGACCCGACCCTATGATTACTATCATGACACACCTGATGACGAAGATGAAGACCAACAGGTCTCTGCTGTTTAA
- the LOC123699964 gene encoding diphthine methyl ester synthase, whose amino-acid sequence MFYLVGLGLGDAKDITVKGLEIVKKCDKVLLEGYTSILTVGHKVLEEFYGRPIIIADRELCEGNIDDFLKEAKESDIALLVVGDPLGATTHTDMLLRAKQFNVETQIIHNASIMNAVSCCGLQLYNFGETISIPYWTETWKPDSFYEKIVGNFSRNLHTLCLLDIKVKEPTEESLTKKVRQYMDPKFMSVKEAATQLIQIIENNQNSGITKDSLAVGLSRVGAPDQRIAAMSLEEMQNYELGPPLHSLVIPAPNLHPLELDYLAQFRQFV is encoded by the exons atgttttatttggtTGGTTTAGGCTTAGGTGATGCTAAAGACATTACAGTAAAAGGTCTAgagatagtgaaaaaatgtgATAAAGTTCTTTTAGAAGGTTACACATCTATATTAACAGTCGGACATAAAGTATTG GAGGAGTTTTATGGAAGACCCATAATAATTGCTGATCGAGAATTATGTGAAGGTAATATAGATGATTTCTTGAAAGAAGCAAAAGAAAGTGATATTGCTCTCCTTGTGGTGGGAGATCCGTTGGGAGCAACTACTCACACAGATATGTTGCTTCGTGCTAAACAGTTTAATGTAGAAACCcag ATAATTCACAATGCTTCTATAATGAATGCTGTCAGTTGCTGTGGGTTACAGTTATACAATTTTGGTGAAACCATTTCAATACCTTATTGGACAGAAACATGGAAACCAGACAGCTTTTATGAAAAGATTGTTGGAAATTTTTCAAGAAACCTGCATACCCTTTGTCttttag atataaaagtGAAAGAACCTACTGAGGAGTCATTAACAAAAAAGGTTCGGCAGTATATGGATCCTAAATTTATGTCTGTCAAAGAAGCTGCAACACAATTAATACagataatagaaaataatcaaAACTCAG GTATAACTAAAGATAGTTTAGCTGTTGGCTTATCGAGAGTGGGAGCTCCAGATCAAAGAATAGCAGCAATGAGTTTGGAAGAAATGCAAAATTATGAACTAGGGCCACCTTTACACAGCTTGGTGATTCCAGCTCCGAACCTTCACCCACTTGAACTAGATTATTTAGCTCAATTCAGACAATTTGTTTAA